The following are encoded together in the Tripterygium wilfordii isolate XIE 37 chromosome 18, ASM1340144v1, whole genome shotgun sequence genome:
- the LOC119983997 gene encoding squamosa promoter-binding-like protein 13A, whose amino-acid sequence MDWKSRATSWDLTEFAQEAIPSVDESGGFQNHGIGGDFSVDLKLGQVGNSSNQSSTNKWKELRVSKMASLNSGSAKRARAGTNGTQAVSCLVDGCAADLSNCRDYHRRHKVCELHSKTPQVTIGGHKQRFCQQCSRFHSLEEFDEDKRSCRKRLDGHNRRRRKPQPDPITRSGSILSNYQGACLLPLSNATFYPSSAMVNPGWSGVVNGEAVARHNNSLQQQLHFGDEQNLFIEPSSSGGSYKGGKEFAFLQATSPGTSSVRRPLLKTIAFPQSVGGSHMMFCDRLTTQVARDSDCALSLLSSSPRTQTSGTNFNNMLHPSSILPSHHQIGQRFSDHGLDSMDSVLVSSGTDASIHSTASNYQMGSDEISGNKAPQTLPFYWE is encoded by the exons ATGGACTGGAAATCAAGAGCAACTTCTTGGGATTTGACTGAGTTTGCGCAAGAAGCAATTCCAAGCGTAGATGAGTCCGGTGGCTTTCAGAATCATGGGATTGGAGGCGATTTTTCGGTGGACTTGAAACTTGGTCAGGTGGGAAATTCAAGCAACCAGTCATCAACAAATAAGTGGAAAGAGCTTAGAGTCTCAAAAATGGCGTCTCTAAATTCGGGATCAGCGAAGAGGGCACGAGCAGGGACTAATGGAACTCAGGCAGTGTCGTGCCTTGTGGACGGGTGTGCTGCAGACCTTAGTAATTGCAGAGACTATCATAGGCGCCATAAGGTCTGTGAACTCCACTCTAAGACTCCACAAGTTACAATTGGTGGCCATAAACAACGATTCTGCCAACAGTGCAGTAG GTTTCATTCGCTGGAAGAATTCGATGAAGATAAGCGAAGCTGTAGAAAACGCTTAGATGGTCACAACAGGAGGAGAAGGAAGCCTCAGCCAGATCCCATCACGCGTTCAGGTAGCATTTTGTCCAATTATCAAG GTGCCTGTTTGCTGCCATTATCTAATGCGACATTTTATCCCTCCTCCGCTATGGTGAACCCAGGCTGGTCAGGGGTTGTAAATGGTGAAGCTGTGGCTAGGCATAATAATAGCTTGCAGCAGCAACTACACTTTGGGGACGAACAGAACCTATTTATTGAACCTTCATCTTCCGGGGGCAGCTATAAAGGAGGGAAGGAATTTGCATTCTTGCAAGCTACCTCTCCTGGAACTTCTTCTGTCCGCAGGCCACTTCTCAAGACCATTGCTTTTCCACAAAGCGTTGGGGGAAGCCATATGATGTTCTGTGACAGGTTAACAACACAAGTAGCCCGGGATTCGGATTGTGCTCTCTCTCTTCTGTCATCATCTCCACGGACGCAGACATCCGGGACTAATTTCAACAACATGTTGCATCCTAGTTCTATTCTTCCATCGCATCATCAGATAGGGCAGAGATTCAGCGATCATGGTTTAGATTCCATGGATTCAGTGCTGGTTTCTAGCGGCACGGATGCTAGCATCCATTCTACTGCTTCGAATTATCAAATGGGGTCTGATGAGATATCAGGAAACAAAGCTCCACAGACACTCCCCTTCTATTGGGAATAA